The Roseiconus lacunae genome has a segment encoding these proteins:
- a CDS encoding RNA polymerase sigma factor: MLKPTPPASRSGDQETNKTSVRTLFEAEEAGLLRYAFALIGRRAVAEEIVQEVFLQLHQRWDEIDSPKPWLFRSVRNRVYNHVRNHRREQLGREDETGEPAGRADELPEAVIDRLETTAKLREMIDELNDVDRQLVTLKYFEGMKYRDISERTGLSIGHVGYRLHHLLKELARRLRSAGIDEN; this comes from the coding sequence ATGTTGAAACCGACACCGCCAGCTAGCCGGTCCGGTGACCAGGAAACGAACAAAACCTCGGTACGAACCCTGTTCGAAGCCGAGGAAGCGGGGTTGCTGCGCTATGCATTTGCCTTGATTGGGCGTCGAGCGGTCGCTGAGGAAATTGTGCAAGAAGTCTTTTTGCAACTTCATCAGCGGTGGGACGAAATCGATTCGCCTAAACCGTGGCTGTTTCGCAGCGTACGTAATCGCGTTTACAACCACGTTCGAAATCATCGCCGTGAACAACTCGGTCGCGAAGACGAAACAGGCGAGCCAGCCGGTCGGGCAGACGAGCTTCCCGAAGCGGTCATTGATCGTTTGGAAACGACGGCCAAACTGCGAGAGATGATCGACGAACTGAATGATGTCGATCGCCAATTGGTCACACTGAAGTACTTCGAGGGCATGAAGTATCGCGACATTAGCGAACGGACGGGGTTGAGCATCGGCCACGTCGGCTACCGATTGCATCATTTGTTGAAAGAACTGGCGCGACGCCTGCGTTCGGCCGGGATTGACGAGAACTAA
- a CDS encoding vWA domain-containing protein — protein MTDEPNLSPLDSALEARVVALVLGEASDFERDELLRLIDEREDVAAFYEQTRRMHALMEVVGEGESEIPGPEWRLPNGSRERLLAIFEGDESPVFEPIEFDATSGHRASSKRWLAVAVGIAASVMLIGFGGSFALLQLVGARSDVSSAARIDSAGEAEGYELAEKAAAIDSIVEFPAGRGEVAESIADNSVSSLQAIEESLRVSDFASKAPSASNVQSFGVDADSPMFEHEMKTDVGRSVAPLLKTPERTGRVMLGGAVNSESDFMASSEPSSSRQPEGEVSLEFSMQAGDTITEDQPFSENLSNRPLAAGRASRDTLSRNQGVGGMGMGMDADMDMSMGYDSNDAMNLYEKRTQPRFDEMMDGGISAGYPISPPSGQSNAAPSEQYFRSGVARNESDVRESNLWGLNRGFQQNNATLGDVSGPTSDLSLSANGKREADKAGEASSEALSRQRLSERQLGEISDRDSIATNGQAWVELAVPEVPSDSTEDIAQSAPKPESGPAFDDTASSFSGGTKLRYASPTQPMLGKEPSLLMVQPKILIESEEEPAVVGRFGRQAGQASESSEDSPNAAALGLIPDQLADQVPAQSSNQALAQNRLPTDRYYFYLDAEGRSRGRTDQKDQVDESRIKLEALSETLNGATVVEQQRLLRRQVKKLPEGAADVARGIQLDDRVAGIPARKPVAEGLNETDANESPFSTFSLHVSDVSFKLARAALSKDTWPESSKIRIEEFVNAFDYGDPLPRRSERVACRIEQAAHPALQQRNLMRIALRTASTGRTDTTPLRLTLLLDNSGSMERHDRSETLRRAFKLLADQMNAQDQITLISFARQPRLIADKVAGGQTNELLTLLDQLPAQGGTNLEAAIGLAFEKAQEHFDERAQNRIVLLTDGAVNLGDADPQRLSDLVGSMRAQGIAFDAAGICADGLNDEILESLTLKGDGRYYLLDSAETADESFARQIAGALRPSAKNVKVQVEFNPARVGRYKLLGFEKHRLNKEDFRNDQVDAAELAAAEAGVAIYQFEAKPDGEGDIGVVSVRFLDLNSGRMIENHWPIPYQNNALRLESATPSLKVAATAALFAAKLKGDPIGDTTDYDQLTGLLSELPTQLMERNRVRQLIDMVRRASQISGTR, from the coding sequence ATGACTGACGAACCCAATCTATCTCCTCTCGATTCAGCTCTCGAAGCGCGTGTCGTTGCGCTGGTGCTCGGAGAAGCGTCAGACTTCGAGCGTGATGAATTGCTGCGTCTAATTGATGAGCGTGAAGACGTCGCTGCGTTTTATGAACAAACCCGACGGATGCATGCGTTGATGGAAGTTGTTGGCGAAGGCGAATCAGAGATACCTGGTCCCGAATGGCGGCTGCCGAACGGTAGTCGCGAACGTCTGCTCGCGATCTTTGAAGGTGACGAGTCGCCTGTTTTCGAACCGATCGAATTTGACGCGACGTCTGGGCACCGGGCGAGTTCGAAACGATGGCTTGCGGTCGCCGTCGGCATCGCCGCATCGGTCATGCTGATCGGATTCGGCGGTTCGTTTGCGTTGCTGCAGCTCGTCGGAGCCAGATCTGATGTTTCGTCGGCTGCGAGGATTGATAGCGCCGGTGAGGCGGAAGGTTATGAGCTCGCGGAAAAAGCAGCCGCAATCGATTCGATCGTCGAATTTCCGGCCGGCCGCGGAGAGGTCGCCGAATCAATCGCCGATAACTCTGTTTCTTCGCTACAGGCGATCGAAGAATCGCTGCGAGTCTCTGACTTTGCGTCCAAGGCTCCCTCTGCATCGAACGTACAGTCTTTTGGCGTCGACGCCGACTCGCCGATGTTCGAACACGAGATGAAAACTGATGTAGGTCGTTCCGTTGCTCCGTTACTCAAGACTCCCGAGAGAACCGGGCGAGTGATGTTGGGCGGCGCCGTCAATTCGGAATCAGATTTCATGGCGTCTTCGGAACCCTCGAGTTCTCGCCAACCGGAAGGTGAAGTGAGTCTGGAGTTCTCCATGCAAGCCGGAGACACGATCACTGAAGACCAGCCTTTTTCAGAGAATCTAAGTAATCGACCGCTGGCGGCGGGCAGGGCATCGCGTGACACCCTGTCCCGCAATCAAGGTGTCGGAGGGATGGGGATGGGTATGGACGCGGACATGGATATGTCGATGGGATACGACTCCAACGATGCGATGAATCTGTATGAAAAACGGACTCAACCACGATTTGACGAGATGATGGATGGCGGAATCAGCGCCGGTTATCCGATTTCCCCGCCAAGCGGCCAGTCGAACGCCGCGCCGTCCGAACAATATTTTCGAAGCGGCGTCGCACGCAACGAGTCGGACGTTCGCGAATCGAATCTGTGGGGGCTGAATCGTGGCTTTCAACAAAACAACGCGACGCTTGGCGACGTCAGCGGTCCTACCTCCGACTTGTCGCTTAGTGCCAACGGTAAGAGGGAAGCTGATAAAGCTGGTGAAGCAAGTTCAGAAGCCCTTTCACGGCAGCGACTCTCGGAACGTCAACTTGGCGAGATCAGCGACCGCGATTCGATCGCTACAAACGGGCAAGCCTGGGTGGAGCTTGCGGTGCCGGAAGTTCCCTCGGACTCAACAGAGGACATCGCTCAATCGGCACCGAAACCAGAATCGGGCCCAGCCTTCGATGATACCGCCTCGTCGTTTTCAGGAGGAACCAAACTGCGTTACGCATCGCCGACGCAACCGATGCTCGGCAAAGAACCTTCGCTTCTGATGGTTCAGCCGAAGATCTTGATCGAATCAGAAGAAGAACCCGCGGTGGTAGGGAGGTTCGGTCGTCAAGCCGGTCAAGCTTCTGAGTCTTCGGAAGACTCACCAAACGCTGCGGCGCTCGGTCTGATCCCCGATCAGCTCGCAGACCAAGTCCCCGCGCAATCCTCGAACCAAGCGTTGGCACAGAACCGTCTGCCAACCGATCGCTATTATTTTTATCTGGACGCCGAAGGTCGTAGTCGCGGCCGAACGGATCAGAAAGATCAAGTGGATGAAAGTCGTATCAAGCTCGAAGCACTATCAGAGACATTAAACGGTGCCACCGTCGTCGAACAGCAACGTCTGTTGCGCCGGCAAGTAAAGAAATTGCCTGAAGGAGCTGCCGATGTTGCCCGTGGGATTCAGCTGGATGATCGAGTCGCAGGGATACCAGCTCGCAAACCGGTCGCGGAGGGATTGAATGAAACCGATGCCAATGAATCCCCTTTCTCCACCTTTTCATTACACGTTAGTGATGTCTCTTTCAAGTTGGCGCGAGCGGCATTGTCGAAAGACACTTGGCCGGAATCGTCCAAGATCCGAATTGAGGAATTTGTAAACGCTTTCGACTATGGCGACCCGCTGCCCAGACGATCGGAACGGGTCGCTTGCCGCATAGAACAGGCCGCACACCCCGCATTACAGCAACGGAACCTTATGCGGATCGCGTTGCGTACGGCATCGACCGGACGAACCGACACGACGCCGCTACGTTTAACGCTGCTATTGGATAACTCCGGTTCAATGGAAAGGCACGATCGAAGTGAGACCCTGCGGCGTGCGTTCAAGCTGCTCGCCGATCAAATGAACGCTCAAGATCAGATCACGTTAATCAGTTTCGCAAGACAACCCCGACTCATTGCCGACAAAGTCGCCGGTGGACAAACGAACGAGCTTCTAACACTGCTCGATCAATTGCCAGCCCAAGGTGGTACTAATCTCGAAGCGGCAATCGGGTTAGCTTTCGAAAAGGCTCAGGAACATTTTGACGAACGAGCTCAAAATCGAATCGTGCTACTGACCGACGGAGCAGTCAATTTGGGCGATGCCGATCCGCAGCGACTGTCAGATCTCGTGGGGTCGATGCGGGCTCAAGGCATCGCGTTCGATGCCGCCGGAATCTGTGCCGATGGCTTGAACGATGAAATTCTAGAATCGCTGACGTTGAAGGGCGACGGCCGGTATTACCTGCTGGACTCAGCCGAGACAGCGGATGAATCGTTTGCGCGACAAATTGCCGGTGCACTACGGCCTTCGGCGAAGAATGTCAAAGTACAGGTTGAATTCAATCCCGCGCGTGTCGGTCGGTACAAACTGCTGGGCTTCGAAAAGCACCGGTTGAACAAAGAAGACTTTCGTAACGATCAGGTCGATGCGGCGGAACTGGCCGCCGCGGAAGCCGGCGTTGCGATCTATCAATTCGAAGCAAAACCCGATGGCGAAGGTGACATCGGTGTCGTGTCTGTCAGGTTCTTGGATCTTAATAGCGGCCGGATGATCGAAAACCATTGGCCGATACCCTATCAAAACAATGCTCTTCGGCTTGAATCAGCTACGCCGAGCTTGAAAGTCGCCGCGACGGCGGCACTATTTGCGGCGAAATTGAAGGGCGATCCGATCGGCGATACGACCGACTACGACCAGCTAACCGGCCTGTTGTCCGAGCTGCCGACGCAATTGATGGAGCGGAATCGTGTTCGACAATTGATCGACATGGTTCGCCGAGCAAGTCAAATCAGCGGCACCCGATAA